The proteins below are encoded in one region of Arenibacter algicola:
- a CDS encoding (Fe-S)-binding protein, with protein sequence MENELKVPTMAELFAAGQQPEVLFWVGCAGSFDDRAKKITKAFVKILNKANVSFAVLGTEESCTGDPAKRAGNEFLFQMQAVTNIEVLNAYEVKKVVTACPHCFNTLKNEYPGLGGNYEVVHHTQFLKQLLDEGCISMEGGQFKGKRITFHDPCYLGRANNVYEAPRDLIRKLDAELVEMKNCKKRGLCCGAGGAQMFKEPEKGNKDVNIERTEQALETKPEIIAAGCPFCNTMLTDGVKNKEKESSVAVMDIAELIASAEDL encoded by the coding sequence ATGGAAAATGAATTGAAAGTACCCACAATGGCAGAACTTTTTGCAGCAGGCCAGCAACCGGAAGTATTGTTTTGGGTGGGCTGCGCTGGAAGTTTTGATGATCGGGCAAAAAAAATAACGAAGGCTTTTGTAAAGATTTTGAACAAGGCAAATGTTAGCTTTGCCGTATTGGGTACCGAAGAGAGCTGTACGGGAGATCCCGCAAAAAGAGCGGGAAATGAATTTTTGTTTCAAATGCAGGCAGTGACCAACATAGAGGTATTAAACGCCTATGAGGTAAAGAAAGTGGTTACGGCTTGTCCTCATTGTTTTAATACCCTTAAAAATGAATATCCTGGCCTTGGCGGTAATTATGAGGTGGTTCATCATACCCAATTTCTAAAACAATTGTTGGATGAAGGCTGTATCAGTATGGAAGGTGGTCAGTTTAAAGGTAAAAGAATTACTTTTCACGACCCATGTTATTTGGGTAGGGCCAACAATGTGTATGAAGCACCACGCGATTTGATACGCAAGTTGGATGCCGAACTGGTGGAAATGAAGAATTGTAAAAAACGTGGATTGTGTTGTGGTGCTGGAGGGGCCCAAATGTTCAAAGAACCGGAAAAAGGTAATAAGGATGTTAACATTGAACGTACAGAACAGGCCTTGGAAACCAAACCCGAAATAATAGCCGCCGGTTGTCCATTTTGCAACACCATGTTGACCGATGGGGTAAAAAATAAGGAAAAAGAGTCCTCCGTGGCGGTAATGGATATTGCCGAGTTGATCGCCAGTGCAGAGGATTTGTAA
- a CDS encoding (Fe-S)-binding protein, with the protein MDYIPNIIFAIVLFAGIGFFAKNIKKLSRNIKLGKAVDTSDNKSQRWNNMFRIALGQTKMVVRPIPGILHIIVYLGFIIINLEVLEIIIDGLFGTHRIFAFLGGFYSFLIGSFEILALLVIIAVVVFWIRRNLIKLKRFLNPEMSGWPKKDGNLILYIELVLMVLFLTMNASDYQLQQMDVAHYTKAGAFPVSQFIAPLFQEMSVSSIILIERSAWWLHIVGILMFLNYLYYSKHLHILLAFPNTYFGRLKPKGQFDNLEAVTKEVRLMMDPSADPFAAPDENAPVPEKFGASDVMDLKWVQLLNAYTCTECGRCTSECPANQTGKKLSPRKIMMDTRDRLEEVGKNIDANKGEFVADGKQLLGDYITHEELWACTSCNACVEACPVSIDPLSIIMDMRQYLVMEQSAAPSDLNNMMGNIENNGAPWPFNQMDRLNWSKES; encoded by the coding sequence ATGGATTATATTCCTAATATTATTTTTGCAATTGTACTTTTTGCGGGAATTGGATTTTTTGCAAAAAATATTAAAAAGCTCTCCCGAAATATAAAATTGGGCAAAGCGGTAGACACCAGTGATAATAAATCCCAACGGTGGAACAACATGTTCAGGATTGCACTGGGACAGACCAAAATGGTAGTACGTCCTATTCCAGGGATTCTTCATATCATTGTCTATCTAGGTTTTATCATTATTAATCTGGAGGTGCTGGAGATTATTATAGATGGTCTTTTTGGTACCCATAGGATATTTGCCTTTTTAGGTGGATTTTACAGTTTTCTAATAGGATCGTTTGAAATTCTTGCCTTGTTGGTAATTATAGCAGTGGTTGTTTTTTGGATTCGCAGAAACCTTATTAAGTTGAAGAGATTCCTGAATCCCGAGATGAGCGGGTGGCCAAAAAAAGATGGAAATTTAATTCTGTATATAGAATTGGTCCTGATGGTACTTTTTCTGACCATGAATGCCTCTGATTATCAATTGCAGCAAATGGACGTGGCACATTATACCAAGGCAGGGGCTTTTCCTGTGAGCCAGTTTATTGCCCCCTTATTTCAAGAAATGTCTGTATCCTCCATCATTTTGATAGAAAGATCGGCATGGTGGTTACATATTGTTGGTATTCTAATGTTCCTGAATTATTTATATTATTCCAAGCACTTACATATTTTGTTGGCATTTCCAAATACCTATTTTGGAAGGCTTAAACCTAAGGGCCAGTTCGATAATTTAGAGGCGGTGACCAAGGAAGTGAGGTTAATGATGGATCCAAGTGCTGATCCCTTCGCTGCCCCTGATGAGAATGCACCTGTGCCAGAAAAATTTGGAGCTTCAGATGTCATGGATCTTAAATGGGTACAACTGCTTAACGCCTACACCTGTACTGAATGTGGGCGATGTACCAGTGAATGTCCGGCCAACCAAACGGGTAAGAAATTATCCCCACGGAAGATTATGATGGACACAAGGGATAGGTTGGAAGAAGTTGGCAAGAATATTGATGCCAATAAGGGAGAGTTCGTTGCAGATGGTAAACAGTTATTGGGAGACTATATAACACATGAGGAGCTTTGGGCATGTACCTCGTGTAATGCTTGTGTAGAGGCCTGCCCTGTTAGTATTGATCCTTTGTCCATAATAATGGATATGCGCCAATATTTGGTCATGGAACAATCCGCTGCGCCATCGGATTTAAATAATATGATGGGAAATATTGAAAATAATGGGGCTCCTTGGCCATTCAATCAAATGGATAGGCTTAACTGGTCCAAGGAATCATAA
- a CDS encoding MlaD family protein has protein sequence MKISREIKTGIIVLGGILLFILGFSYLKSTPLFDNSKTFYAVYHHVGGLQSGTQVTINGFTVGKVNDIKFNDASGNLLVTFTVDNGFSFSKNSNAELYDTGIIGGKGIQIKPVFDDAVMAKSGDTLPSSTRPGLTELVQQRLTPLQMKVEGAVTNADSLLMNVNDILDIKTKKDLRESIAGLNQLVKSFQGSANSLNQILTDNKDDLDKSISNLGVITDNFNKLSDTLANAGLGETIKKLQFTMGNINDMMAKIEGGEGSLGKLVNDKALYNNLADASRELDLLLQDFRLNPKRYVNVSVFGKKQIDYAIPEEDPAEK, from the coding sequence TTGAAAATATCTAGGGAAATAAAAACGGGTATTATAGTCTTGGGGGGTATCCTTTTGTTCATACTTGGTTTTAGTTATTTAAAATCTACACCTCTTTTCGATAATAGCAAGACTTTCTATGCGGTATATCACCATGTGGGAGGATTACAATCCGGGACGCAGGTTACTATCAATGGTTTCACCGTTGGGAAGGTAAATGATATTAAATTCAATGATGCCTCTGGGAATCTTTTGGTAACCTTTACAGTAGACAACGGCTTCTCTTTTTCCAAAAATAGTAATGCGGAATTATATGATACTGGAATTATAGGAGGAAAGGGAATACAGATAAAGCCTGTTTTTGATGATGCCGTTATGGCCAAATCAGGAGACACCTTACCTTCGAGTACCAGACCGGGGCTTACGGAATTGGTACAACAACGCTTGACTCCACTGCAAATGAAAGTGGAAGGCGCGGTAACCAATGCGGATTCCCTACTGATGAATGTTAATGATATTTTGGATATAAAAACTAAAAAGGACTTAAGGGAAAGTATTGCAGGATTGAACCAATTGGTGAAAAGTTTTCAGGGCAGCGCTAATTCCCTAAACCAAATTCTAACGGATAACAAGGATGACCTTGACAAATCCATTAGTAATTTGGGTGTCATTACAGATAATTTTAACAAGCTTTCAGACACGTTGGCCAATGCCGGTTTGGGTGAGACCATAAAAAAATTACAGTTCACTATGGGCAACATTAACGATATGATGGCCAAAATTGAAGGAGGTGAAGGTTCTTTGGGAAAATTGGTTAACGACAAAGCACTTTATAACAATCTAGCAGACGCCTCAAGGGAACTGGATTTACTTTTACAGGATTTTCGCCTAAATCCAAAACGGTATGTAAATGTTTCCGTATTTGGTAAAAAGCAAATAGATTATGCCATTCCTGAAGAAGACCCGGCCGAAAAATAG
- a CDS encoding ABC transporter ATPase: MLVEFNTLPDESRVWIFQASRSFSEEELQQLRKELDAFIADWTAHGSDLRAGYEIRYNRFIILALDQTLNAASGCSIDASVRFIQQMEQKYKEELLDKMNVSYKQGDFVAYKSLVDFKKMAKQKAVSKNTIVFNNLVTNKHEYQNHWEVPAEESWHGRFM; the protein is encoded by the coding sequence ATGCTCGTAGAATTTAACACATTACCGGATGAATCTAGAGTTTGGATCTTTCAAGCTAGCAGAAGTTTTTCTGAAGAGGAATTACAGCAGTTGAGGAAAGAATTGGATGCCTTTATAGCGGATTGGACTGCTCATGGTAGCGATTTGCGCGCCGGCTATGAAATTAGGTATAATAGATTTATCATCCTAGCCTTGGATCAGACCCTTAACGCTGCCAGTGGATGCTCTATAGATGCTTCTGTACGCTTTATTCAGCAGATGGAGCAAAAATACAAGGAGGAATTGTTGGACAAAATGAATGTTTCTTATAAACAGGGCGATTTTGTAGCTTACAAATCCTTGGTCGACTTCAAGAAAATGGCCAAGCAAAAAGCTGTTTCCAAAAACACCATTGTCTTTAATAATTTGGTTACCAATAAGCACGAATATCAGAATCATTGGGAGGTGCCGGCAGAAGAGAGTTGGCATGGTCGTTTTATGTAA